From the genome of Malus domestica chromosome 04, GDT2T_hap1, one region includes:
- the LOC103435424 gene encoding disease resistance protein RPV1-like, whose product MECIMTILQICCRSLTFSSPSSAAPAAAGDDDHDGIESLTFSPSSAAAAGGGGDDHDGIEANIPPRRENYDVFINFRGEDTRLGITSHLHAALLQKKIETYIDYRLQKGEEIGPALLEAIEKSTLSVIIFSQNYASSTWCLDELVHILECKVRYGQMAIPVFYDINPSDVRKQHGSYAVAFAQLENRFKDNIDKVRKWRDALTTAGNLSGFDYSNKPGTEADLIKNVVDHIWRNLNCESSCGLEGLVGIESCIQQIESRLGIYSKDACITVGIWGMGGIGKTTLAETIFHRLSSKFEASCFLKNVREKSERSDGQDRLQKQLLSEIFKEEGISIESPAIRNRLSLTKVFIVLDDMSSPMQMQRLAGDRLRYGTGSRIIITSRDRDTLTHTVKEDNIYEVKVLKPDYALQLFCSHAFKNNTTRRTDYEELAKKIVDYAGGVPLALTVLGSLFFNCKSKEDWEDEFNKLKRFPRPDIQKVLRISYNRLEENEKDIFLDIACFHRGKEVNEVKRMLDVRGFFATSGIRILRDRSLISIDSKRQVGKVIEMHDLLQEMGRTIIHEQCIKDPSKRNRLLTKEDIYHVLKSDKETPNVEAIFIEWNKSEKQPLERADFKLMPNLIMLSVDNSQIFDRKSTASIDLPDSLRYLYWGGYPLESLPSKFSPENLVELHVPQGRVKKLYKEDQRLVNLQVIDLSWCVRLVEIPWYFQDLDKLTYLDLHGCTSLKYLPEMPRNIKYLDLSMSSIKELPQSIWSNEKISYLNINDCGDLEKLPSNMCKLKISGSFNLDWCKSLAKFSEPPRHISKLSLIGCKRLVSLPTNICKLKYLEELDLSDCFKLEYFPKILEPMEHLKSLNLSRTWVQELHSSIEFLPALEILELCGCKRLSSIPKSICKLKYLKKLDLSWCSKLENFPEILEPMEHLKSLNLSQTAVSSIPKSICKLKYLEKLNLSSCFELENFPEILEPMEHLKSLNLSQTAVQELHSSIEFLPALKILELDDCKRLSSIPKSICKLKYLEKLKLSRCSKLENFPEILEPMEHLECLNLCKTGVQKPSPGEFLPALQWKSVFYDSDSSDP is encoded by the exons ATGGAGTGCATCATGACTATCTTGCAGATTTGCTGCAGATCGTtaacattttcttctccttcatctGCTGCACCTGCTGCTGCTGGTGACGATGATCATGATGGTATTGAATCGTTAACTTTTTCTCCGTCATCTGCTGCGGctgctggtggtggtggtgatgatcATGATGGTATTGAAGCTAATATCCCCCCTCGTCGGGAAAATTATGATGTGTTTATCAATTTCCGAGGTGAGGACACCCGCCTTGGTATTACCAGCCATCTTCATGCTGCCTTACttcagaaaaaaattgaaacctacATAGATTACAGACTTCAGAAGGGAGAAGAAATCGGACCTGCCCTTCTAGAGGCAATCGAGAAATCCACGCTTTCGGTGATCATTTTCTCACAAAACTATGCTTCTTCCACATGGTGTTTGGATGAGCTTGTGCATATACTCGAATGCAAGGTAAGATATGGCCAGATGGCTATACCTGTATTCTACGACATCAATCCATCTGATGTACGAAAACAACACGGGAGTTATGCGGTTGCATTTGCTCAACTTGAAAACCGTTTCAAGGACAATATTGATAAGGTGCGCAAGTGGAGGGATGCTTTGACGACTGCAGGCAATCTATCTGGGTTTGATTATTCAAACAAACCCGG gACGGAAGCAGATCTAATTAAGAATGTTGTCGATCATATTTGGAGAAACTTGAATTGTGAATCATCATGTGGTTTAGAGGGCCTGGTTGGAATTGAAAGTTGCATTCAGCAAATTGAATCGCGACTGGGCATTTACTCAAAGGACGCTTGCATCACTGTTGGTATTTGGGGCATGGGTGGTATTGGCAAGACCACCCTTGCTGAAACTATATTTCACAGACTCTCTTCTAAATTCGAAGCTTCTTGTTTCCTTAAAAATGTCAGGGAGAAATCAGAACGATCAGATGGACAAGATCGCTTGCAAAAGCAACTTCTAAGTGAGATATTCAAGGAAGAAGGTATATCCATAGAATCACCTGCTATTCGAAATAGGCTCAGCCTCACAAAggtcttcattgttcttgatgataTGAGTAGTCCAATGCAAATGCAACGTTTAGCTGGTGATCGTCTTAGGTATGGCACTGGAAGTAGAATCATTATCACAAGTAGAGATAGGGACACACTTACACACACTGTTAAAGAGGATAATATCTATGAGGTTAAGGTATTAAAACCAGATTACGCTCTTCAGCTCTTCTGTTCGCATGCTTTCAAGAATAACACTACTCGTAGAACAGATTATGAGGAGTTGGCGAAAAAGATTGTGGATTATGCCGGAGGCGTTCCTTTAGCTCTTACAGTTCTGGGGTCCTTGTTCTTCAATTGCAAGAGTAAAGAAGACTGGGaagatgaattcaataaattgaaACGATTTCCTAGACCAGATATCCAGAAAGTGTTGAGAATAAGTTATAATagattggaagaaaatgagaaggacaTATTTCTGGATATAGCATGTTTTCATAGAGGGAAGGAAGTGAATGAGGTAAAACGAATGTTAGATGTTCGTGGATTCTTTGCGACATCCGGAATTAGAATTCTCCGTGATAGGTCTCTCATATCAATTGATTCAAAAAGACAGGTAGGGAAAGTCATAGAGATGCACGATTTGCTACAAGAAATGGGAAGGACAATTATTCATGAACAATGTATTAAAGATCCCAGTAAACGGAATAGGTTGCTCACGAAAGAGGATATCTATCATGTACTGAAAAGTGACAAG GAAACTCCAAACGTTGAAGCCATATTTATTGAATGGAATAAGAGTGAAAAGCAACCACTGGAACGCGCAGACTTCAAATTGATGCCAAACCTAATAATGCTAAGTGTGGATAATTCTCAAATATTTGACCGCAAATCCACCGCTTCTATAGACCTTCCCGATTCTCTTCGTTACCTCTACTGGGGGGGATATCCACTGGAATCTTTACCGTCAAAATTTTCGCCGGAAAATCTAGTTGAGCTTCATGTGCCACAAGGCCGAGTTAAAAAGCTCTACAAAGAAGACCAG AGACTTGTCAACTTACAAGTGATCGATCTCTCTTGGTGTGTACGTTTGGTTGAAATTCCTTGGTATTTTCAAGATCTTGACAAGCTTACTTATCTTGATCTTCATGGCTGCACAAGTCTTAAGTATCTTCCAGAGATGCCAAGAAATATTAAATACTTGGATTTATCTATGAGTAGTATAAAGGAATTGCCCCAATCAATTTGGTCAAACGAAAAAATTTCTTACTTGAATATAAATGATTGCGGAGACCTTGAGAAACTTCCAAGCAACATGTGTAAGCTGAAAATCTCTGGTTCTTTTAATCTAGATTGGTGCAAATCTCTTGCCAAGTTTTCTGAGCCTCCTAGGCATATAAGTAAATTATCATTGATTGGTTGCAAGAGACTTGTGAGTCTACCTACCAACATTTGTAAGTTGAAATATCTCGAGGAACTCGATCTCTCCGACTGCTTTAAACTTGAATACTTCCCAAAGATCTTGGAGCCGATGGAACATTTGAAGTCCTTAAATTTAAGTAGAACATGGGTTCAAGAGCTACACTCATCAATCGAGTTTCTCCCTGCTCTCGAAATACTAGAACTATGTGGTTGCAAAAGGCTTTCAAGTATCCCAAAGAGCATTTGTAAGTTGAAGTATCTCAAGAAACTCGATCTCTCTTGGTGCTCGAAACTTGAAAACTTCCCAGAGATCTTGGAGCCAATGGAACATTTGAAGTCTTTAAATCTAAGTCAAACGGCGGTTTCAAGCATCCCAAAGAGCATTTGTAAGTTGAAATATCTCGAGAAACTCAATCTCTCCAGCTGCTTTGAACTTGAAAACTTCCCAGAGATCTTGGAGCCAATGGAACATTTGAAGTCTTTAAATTTAAGTCAAACGGCGGTTCAAGAGCTACACTCATCAATCGAGTTTCTCCCTGCTCTCAAAATACTAGAACTAGATGATTGCAAAAGGCTTTCAAGTATCCCAAAGAGCATTTGTAAGTTGAAATATCTCGAGAAACTCAAGCTCTCTAGGTGCTCCAAACTTGAAAACTTCCCAGAGATCTTGGAGCCAATGGAACATTTGGAGTGTTtaaatttatgtaaaacaggGGTTCAAAAACCCTCACCAGGCGAGTTTCTCCCTGCGCTCCAATGGAAATCAGTGTTCTACGACTCCGACTCATCAGACCCTTGA
- the LOC108173351 gene encoding toll/interleukin-1 receptor-like protein, whose translation MECIMAIVQICCRWLTFSSPSSAAAGDDDDDGIEANIPPRREKYDVFISFRGEDTRRGITSHLHAALLQKKIETYIDYRLQKGEEIRPALLEAIEKSTHSVIIFSQNYASSTWCLDELVHILECKERHGQKVIPVFYDINPSDVRKQHGSYADAFAQLEKRFKDSINKVHKWRDALKAAGKLSGFDYSNNQGFNVNSCNV comes from the coding sequence ATGGAGTGTATCATGGCTATCGTGCAGATTTGCTGCAGATGGTTAACATTTTCTTCTCCGTCATCTGCTGCTGctggagatgatgatgatgatggtatTGAAGCTAATATCCCCCCTCGTCGGGAAAAGTATGATGTGTTTATCAGTTTCAGAGGTGAGGACACCCGCCGTGGTATTACCAGCCATCTTCATGCTGCCTTACTTCAGAAGAAAATTGAAACCTACATAGATTACAGACTTCAGAAAGGAGAAGAAATCCGACCTGCCCTTCTAGAGGCAATCGAGAAATCCACGCATTCGGTGATCATTTTCTCACAAAACTATGCTTCTTCCACATGGTGTTTGGATGAGCTTGTGCATATACTCGAATGCAAGGAAAGACATGGCCAGAAGGTTATACCCGTATTCTACGACATCAATCCATCTGATGTACGAAAACAACACGGGAGTTATGCGGATGCATTTGCTCAACTTGAAAAACGTTTCAAGGACAGTATTAATAAGGTGCACAAGTGGAGGGATGCTTTGAAGGCTGCAGGCAAGCTATCTGGGTTTGATTATTCAAACAATCAAGG